A section of the bacterium genome encodes:
- a CDS encoding nucleotidyltransferase family protein produces the protein MEIRQILETKRDEILRIANAHHVCNLRVFGSVARGDSDEKSDIDFLVELNPGCGLLEHAALVRELEQLLGRKVDVVSDKGLRQRIKDRVLREAVQI, from the coding sequence GTGGAGATTAGGCAGATATTAGAAACTAAACGCGATGAGATATTACGAATCGCAAATGCTCACCATGTCTGTAACCTAAGAGTATTTGGTTCAGTCGCCCGTGGTGATAGCGATGAGAAGAGTGATATTGACTTTCTAGTAGAGTTGAACCCCGGCTGCGGACTACTCGAACATGCAGCGTTAGTAAGAGAGTTAGAACAACTGCTCGGACGAAAAGTCGATGTCGTTAGTGATAAAGGCCTTCGCCAGAGGATAAAGGATAGAGTTCTTCGAGAGGCGGTGCAAATATGA